The Pseudomonas parafulva genome window below encodes:
- the cobJ gene encoding precorrin-3B C(17)-methyltransferase, whose amino-acid sequence MAGMNTQAMAIVVLGQGSLATARRLQQRYPQARIHGLSGRVEGADHLYASFGDTLRALYRAGVPIIALCAAGIVIRSLAAVLDEKGSEPPVLAVAEDGSAVVPLLGGLSGVNGLARELGEALGVAAAITTSGELRFGTCLLNPPPGYALADLEQGKRFVSDLLAGEPLRIEGAAPWLAQAPLTQADDARLTLRVGCTARPASRDELLIHPRSVLVAVDETQPDLARRVREALAAANIAHASLACLLASEPAMAEPAVHEAACELGVILRFAPAGVSVSERAQQALAGAQVIEQDGLAIAVAAAPFDPQQIGRGRGRLAVIGLGPGAAELMVPAVKAELARAEDVLGYETYVRMAGPFRDDQVLHCTDNREEMQRARHAFALAAQGRSVVVVSSGDPGVFAMAAAVLEALHESDDPAWHRVDLQILPGVSASLATAAQAGAPLGHDFCVLSLSDNLKPWSIIETRLDLAAQADLVLAFYNPISKARPWQLGQALDVVRRHRDGRTPVVLGRDIGRPGQTLKVVTLAELLPEMVDMRTMVLVGSSTTCVFQHPGGVQWVYTPRWYPPHG is encoded by the coding sequence ATGGCAGGGATGAACACGCAGGCGATGGCCATCGTCGTGCTCGGCCAGGGCAGCCTGGCCACCGCCCGGCGTCTCCAGCAGCGTTATCCACAGGCACGCATTCATGGCCTGAGTGGGCGTGTGGAAGGCGCCGATCACCTGTATGCCTCGTTCGGCGACACCCTGCGCGCGCTGTACCGCGCGGGCGTACCGATCATCGCCCTGTGCGCGGCCGGCATCGTCATTCGCAGCCTCGCCGCTGTGCTCGACGAAAAGGGCAGCGAGCCGCCGGTGCTGGCGGTGGCCGAGGACGGCAGCGCAGTGGTGCCGCTGCTCGGTGGCCTGAGCGGGGTCAATGGGCTGGCCCGCGAGCTTGGCGAGGCGCTGGGGGTGGCTGCGGCGATCACCACCAGCGGCGAACTGCGCTTCGGCACCTGCCTGCTCAACCCGCCGCCCGGTTACGCCCTGGCCGACCTGGAGCAGGGCAAGCGTTTCGTCTCTGACCTGCTGGCCGGCGAGCCGCTGCGCATCGAAGGCGCGGCGCCTTGGCTGGCCCAGGCCCCACTGACCCAGGCCGACGACGCACGCCTGACTTTGCGCGTGGGCTGCACGGCGCGCCCGGCCAGCCGCGATGAACTGCTGATCCACCCGCGTTCGGTGCTGGTGGCGGTGGACGAGACCCAGCCCGACCTGGCCCGGCGCGTGCGTGAGGCGCTGGCGGCAGCGAACATCGCCCATGCGTCGCTGGCCTGCCTGCTGGCGAGCGAGCCGGCGATGGCCGAACCCGCCGTGCACGAGGCGGCCTGCGAGCTGGGCGTGATCCTGCGCTTCGCCCCGGCAGGCGTCAGCGTCAGCGAGAGGGCGCAGCAAGCGCTGGCCGGTGCGCAGGTGATCGAGCAGGACGGCTTGGCCATCGCCGTAGCCGCCGCGCCGTTCGATCCGCAGCAGATTGGCCGGGGCCGTGGTCGTCTGGCGGTGATCGGCCTGGGCCCCGGCGCGGCCGAGCTGATGGTGCCGGCGGTAAAGGCCGAGCTGGCCCGCGCCGAGGATGTGCTGGGCTACGAGACCTATGTGCGCATGGCCGGTCCTTTCCGCGACGACCAGGTGCTGCACTGCACCGACAACCGCGAAGAGATGCAGCGCGCACGGCATGCCTTCGCGCTGGCGGCGCAGGGGCGTTCGGTGGTGGTGGTGTCGTCGGGCGATCCGGGGGTCTTCGCCATGGCCGCCGCCGTGCTCGAAGCGCTGCATGAGTCCGACGACCCGGCCTGGCACCGGGTCGACTTGCAGATCCTGCCCGGTGTCTCGGCCTCGCTGGCCACCGCTGCTCAGGCGGGCGCGCCGCTGGGGCACGACTTCTGCGTGCTGTCGCTGTCGGACAACCTCAAGCCCTGGTCGATCATCGAAACCCGTCTGGACCTGGCGGCCCAGGCCGATCTGGTGCTGGCGTTCTACAACCCCATCTCCAAGGCCCGCCCCTGGCAACTGGGCCAGGCCCTGGACGTCGTGCGCCGTCACCGCGACGGTCGCACGCCGGTGGTGCTGGGGCGTGACATCGGCCGCCCGGGACAGACGCTGAAGGTGGTGACGCTCGCCGAGCTGCTGCCGGAGATGGTCGACATGCGCACCATGGTGCTGGTCGGCTCGTCCACCACCTGCGTATTCCAGCATCCGGGCGGTGTGCAGTGGGTGTACACCCCGCGCTGGTACCCCCCGCACGGGTGA
- a CDS encoding hybrid sensor histidine kinase/response regulator, whose translation MRRLRIATALLVSLLTLLCLLPASAEQGSGWSVLLDEQASLQLSDIRSERYRNQFSPLELDALDAAEPDQALWLHYRLEPADQERLLRIFAPDLSRLDLYALADGKLLRQFHHGRAPSDGNPTLRGSDHVLALPNATQALDLYVRLVSEHQLRPAISLESAAQAASDQRQPLLFGLLFGALAMLILHNLIRFFYTRSGTTLVLALYHALMLLSALILLNLCGPWWRLWHSAQTPAAFLMLVLAGLVGLHFTQRFFAPCASRRLNRLLQAQMLIGGLCGLLLLFVDTLPLNLTTYVLLALGSLSMLLISAYYWYQGYTPARLFASGMLVFSLGGLVLLPALLGLTRTATPWLLCILLGLTVVSGLLLNLAVSERLRRTNDERVRASRALAASNAEINAKAEFLAKISHEIRTPMNGVLGMTELLLGTPLSVKQRDYVQTIHSAGNELLTLINEILDISKLESRQIELDDVQFDLNALIEDCLNIFRAKAEQQNIELISFTQPQVPRVISGDPTRLRQALSSLLESALKNGDQGEILLVVALDQRGDATRLRIAVQDSGEPMPSAEREALLQAELHSHHFLSSNKLGGHLGLVIAKQLIGLMQGEFGIKTSTSRGNTLWLTLPLDPARLEQPSADLDGSLRDARVLVVDDNDTCRKVLVQQCSAWGMNVSAVPSGKEALALLRTKAHLRDYFDAVLLDQNMPGMTGMQLATKIKEDPSLNHDILVIMLTGISNAPSKVIARNAGIKRILAKPVAGYTLKTTLAEELAQRGRETALASALGNAPAPLELPTDFRILVAEDNSISTKVIRGMLGKLNLEPDTASNGEEALRAMKTQRYDLVLMDCEMPVLDGFSATEQLRQWELANQRPRTPVVALTAHILGEHKERALQVGMDGHMAKPVELSQLRELIQFWVSQRQQG comes from the coding sequence GTGCGTCGGCTTCGGATTGCCACTGCCCTGCTGGTCAGCCTGCTGACCCTGCTCTGCCTGCTGCCGGCTTCGGCCGAACAAGGCTCGGGCTGGTCGGTGCTGCTCGACGAGCAGGCCAGCCTGCAACTGTCCGACATCCGCTCCGAACGCTACCGCAACCAGTTCAGTCCCCTCGAGCTGGACGCGTTGGACGCTGCCGAGCCTGACCAGGCCCTGTGGCTGCACTACCGCCTGGAGCCTGCCGACCAGGAACGCCTGCTGCGCATCTTCGCCCCCGACCTCTCGCGCCTGGACCTCTATGCCCTGGCCGACGGCAAGCTGCTGCGCCAGTTCCACCATGGTCGCGCGCCGAGCGATGGCAACCCGACCTTGCGTGGCAGCGACCATGTACTGGCGTTGCCCAATGCCACGCAAGCGCTGGACCTCTATGTGCGGCTGGTGTCCGAACACCAGTTGCGCCCGGCGATCAGCCTGGAATCGGCGGCGCAGGCCGCCAGCGACCAACGCCAACCGCTGCTGTTCGGCCTGCTGTTCGGCGCCTTGGCGATGCTGATCCTGCACAACCTGATCCGCTTCTTCTACACCCGCTCCGGCACCACCCTGGTGCTGGCGCTGTACCACGCGCTGATGCTGCTCAGCGCGCTGATCCTGCTCAACCTCTGCGGCCCCTGGTGGCGCCTGTGGCACAGCGCGCAAACCCCGGCGGCCTTCCTGATGCTGGTGTTGGCCGGGCTGGTCGGCCTGCACTTCACCCAACGCTTCTTCGCCCCCTGCGCTTCGCGCCGGCTGAACCGTCTGCTACAGGCGCAGATGCTCATCGGCGGGCTCTGCGGCCTGCTGCTGCTGTTCGTCGACACCCTGCCGCTGAACCTCACCACCTACGTCCTGCTCGCCCTCGGCAGCCTGAGCATGCTCCTGATCAGTGCCTATTACTGGTATCAGGGCTACACGCCTGCGCGGCTGTTCGCCTCGGGCATGCTGGTGTTCAGCCTGGGCGGCCTGGTGCTGCTGCCCGCCCTGCTCGGCCTGACCCGCACCGCCACACCGTGGCTGCTGTGCATCCTGCTGGGATTGACGGTGGTCAGCGGCCTGCTGCTGAACCTGGCGGTCAGCGAGCGCCTGCGCAGGACCAACGACGAGCGCGTGCGCGCCAGCCGCGCGCTGGCCGCCAGCAATGCCGAGATCAATGCCAAGGCCGAGTTCCTGGCCAAGATCAGCCACGAGATCCGCACCCCGATGAACGGCGTGCTGGGCATGACCGAACTGCTGCTCGGCACGCCACTGTCGGTGAAGCAACGCGACTACGTACAGACCATTCACAGCGCCGGTAACGAGCTGCTCACCCTGATCAACGAGATCCTCGACATCTCCAAGCTCGAATCGCGGCAGATCGAGCTGGACGATGTGCAGTTCGACCTCAATGCACTGATCGAAGACTGCCTGAACATCTTCCGGGCCAAGGCCGAGCAACAGAACATCGAGCTGATCAGCTTCACCCAGCCGCAGGTGCCGCGGGTCATCAGCGGCGACCCGACACGCCTGCGCCAGGCGCTGTCCAGCCTGCTGGAAAGCGCCCTGAAGAACGGCGACCAAGGCGAAATCCTGCTGGTGGTGGCCCTCGATCAGCGCGGCGACGCCACGCGCCTGCGCATCGCCGTGCAGGACAGCGGCGAGCCGATGCCCAGCGCCGAGCGCGAGGCGCTGCTGCAGGCCGAGTTGCACAGCCACCATTTCCTCTCCAGCAACAAGCTCGGCGGCCACCTGGGCCTGGTGATCGCCAAGCAACTGATCGGCCTGATGCAGGGCGAGTTCGGCATCAAGACCAGCACCAGCCGTGGCAACACCTTGTGGCTCACCCTGCCGCTGGATCCGGCGCGCCTCGAACAGCCCAGCGCCGACCTCGACGGCTCGCTGCGCGACGCTCGGGTGCTGGTGGTGGACGACAACGACACCTGCCGCAAGGTGCTGGTGCAGCAGTGCAGCGCCTGGGGCATGAACGTCAGCGCAGTACCGTCGGGCAAGGAAGCGCTGGCGCTGCTGCGCACCAAGGCGCACTTGCGCGACTACTTCGACGCCGTACTGCTGGACCAGAACATGCCCGGCATGACCGGTATGCAACTGGCGACGAAGATCAAGGAAGACCCGAGCCTGAATCACGACATTCTGGTGATCATGCTCACGGGGATCAGCAATGCGCCGAGCAAGGTCATCGCCCGCAACGCCGGGATCAAACGCATCCTGGCCAAGCCGGTGGCCGGTTACACGCTCAAGACCACCCTCGCCGAGGAACTGGCCCAGCGCGGTCGCGAGACGGCCCTGGCCAGCGCCCTGGGCAACGCCCCGGCACCGCTGGAGTTGCCCACCGACTTCCGCATCCTGGTGGCCGAGGACAACAGCATTTCCACCAAAGTGATTCGCGGCATGCTCGGCAAACTCAATCTCGAGCCCGACACGGCCAGCAACGGCGAAGAAGCGCTGAGGGCGATGAAGACCCAACGCTACGACCTGGTGCTGATGGACTGCGAGATGCCTGTGCTGGACGGGTTCTCCGCTACCGAACAGCTTCGCCAATGGGAACTGGCCAACCAGCGCCCGCGCACGCCGGTGGTGGCGCTGACCGCGCACATTCTCGGCGAACACAAAGAGCGCGCCTTGCAGGTCGGCATGGATGGACACATGGCCAAACCGGTGGAGCTGTCTCAGCTGCGCGAGCTGATCCAGTTCTGGGTCAGCCAGCGCCAGCAAGGCTGA
- the purD gene encoding phosphoribosylamine--glycine ligase — MKVLIIGSGGREHALAWKVAQDPRVEKIFVAPGNAGTATEAKCENVAIDVCALEQLADFAEKNVDLTIVGPEAPLVIGVVDLFRSRGLDCFGPTQGAAQLEGSKAFTKDFLARHKIPTADYQNFTEIEPALAYLREKGAPIVIKADGLAAGKGVIVAMTLQEAEDAVRDMLAGNAFGDAGSRVVIEEFLDGEEASFIVMVDGHNVLPMATSQDHKRVGDQDSGPNTGGMGAYSPAPVVTAEVHQRVMDQVIWPTVRGMAAEGNVYTGFLYAGLMIDKAGNPKVIEFNCRFGDPETQPVMLRLESSLVLLIEAAFAKALDKVEAQWDPRPSLGVVLAAGGYPGDYAKGAAISGLDAAAALEGKVFHAGTALKEGQVVTAGGRVLCATALGDTVQAAQQQAYRLAEQISWDASFYRTDIGYRAIARERGEYPR, encoded by the coding sequence ATGAAAGTTTTGATCATTGGCAGCGGCGGTCGTGAACACGCCCTGGCCTGGAAAGTCGCGCAGGATCCACGGGTCGAGAAAATCTTCGTCGCCCCCGGCAACGCCGGCACTGCCACCGAAGCCAAGTGCGAGAACGTCGCCATCGACGTCTGTGCCCTGGAGCAGTTGGCCGATTTCGCCGAGAAGAACGTCGACCTGACCATCGTTGGCCCGGAAGCGCCGCTGGTCATCGGCGTGGTCGACCTGTTCCGCAGCCGTGGCCTGGACTGCTTCGGGCCTACCCAGGGCGCGGCGCAACTGGAGGGCTCCAAGGCCTTCACCAAGGACTTCCTGGCTCGCCACAAGATCCCGACCGCCGACTACCAGAACTTCACCGAGATCGAACCGGCCCTGGCCTACCTGCGCGAGAAAGGCGCACCGATCGTCATCAAGGCCGACGGCCTGGCCGCGGGCAAGGGCGTGATCGTCGCCATGACCCTGCAGGAAGCCGAAGACGCCGTGCGCGACATGCTCGCCGGCAACGCTTTCGGTGATGCCGGTTCGCGCGTGGTGATCGAAGAATTCCTCGACGGCGAGGAAGCCAGCTTCATCGTCATGGTCGACGGCCACAACGTGCTGCCCATGGCCACCAGCCAGGACCACAAGCGTGTCGGCGACCAGGACAGCGGCCCGAACACCGGCGGCATGGGCGCCTACTCGCCCGCGCCGGTGGTAACCGCCGAGGTGCACCAGCGCGTGATGGACCAGGTGATCTGGCCGACCGTGCGCGGCATGGCCGCCGAAGGCAATGTCTACACCGGCTTCCTCTACGCCGGCCTGATGATCGACAAGGCGGGCAACCCCAAGGTCATCGAATTCAACTGCCGCTTCGGCGACCCGGAAACCCAACCGGTAATGCTGCGCCTGGAGTCGAGCCTGGTGCTGCTGATCGAAGCGGCCTTCGCCAAGGCCCTGGACAAGGTCGAGGCGCAGTGGGATCCACGTCCGAGCCTGGGCGTGGTGCTGGCGGCCGGTGGCTACCCGGGCGACTACGCCAAGGGCGCGGCGATCAGCGGCCTGGACGCGGCCGCCGCGCTGGAAGGCAAGGTGTTCCATGCCGGTACCGCGCTCAAGGAGGGCCAAGTGGTCACCGCCGGCGGTCGCGTGCTCTGCGCCACAGCCCTGGGCGACACCGTCCAGGCGGCCCAGCAACAGGCCTACCGCCTGGCTGAACAGATCAGCTGGGACGCCAGCTTCTACCGCACCGACATCGGCTATCGCGCCATCGCCCGCGAGCGCGGTGAATACCCGCGCTGA
- the purH gene encoding bifunctional phosphoribosylaminoimidazolecarboxamide formyltransferase/IMP cyclohydrolase: MTDQTTRLPIRRALISVSDKTGILEFARELQQLGVEILSTGGTYKLLKDNGVNAVEVADYTGFAEMMDGRVKTLHPKIHGGILGRRGTDDAIMDEHGIKPIDLVAVNLYPFQATIAKPGCDLPTAIENIDIGGPTMVRSAAKNHKDVAIVVNASDYAQVLESLKAGGLTYAQRFDLMLKAFEHTAAYDGMIANYMGSIDQSQAQLSTEGRSEFPRTFNTQFVKAQEMRYGENPHQSAAFYVEANKGEASISTALQLQGKELSFNNVADTDAALECVKSFVKPACVIVKHANPCGVAVVPEDQGGIRQAYELAYATDSESAFGGIIAFNRELDGETAKAIVERQFVEVIIAPSISQAAREVVAAKQNVRLLECGQWPAERPMGWDFKRVNGGLLVQSRDIGMIGAEALKVVTQRAPTEQELHDLVFAWKVAKFVKSNAIVYAKNRQTIGVGAGQMSRVNSARIAAIKAEHAGLQVQGAVMASDAFFPFRDGIDNAAKVGISAVIQPGGSMRDAEVIAAADEAGIAMVFTGMRHFRH, encoded by the coding sequence ATGACCGACCAGACTACCCGCCTGCCGATCCGCCGCGCCCTGATCAGCGTCTCCGACAAGACCGGTATCCTCGAGTTCGCCCGCGAGCTGCAACAGCTCGGTGTCGAGATCCTGTCCACCGGCGGCACCTACAAGCTGCTCAAGGACAACGGCGTGAACGCGGTGGAAGTGGCTGACTACACCGGCTTCGCCGAAATGATGGACGGCCGGGTCAAGACCCTGCACCCGAAGATCCACGGCGGCATCCTCGGCCGTCGCGGCACCGACGACGCCATCATGGACGAACACGGCATCAAACCGATCGACCTGGTCGCGGTGAACCTGTATCCGTTCCAGGCGACCATCGCCAAGCCGGGCTGCGACCTGCCGACCGCCATCGAAAACATCGACATCGGCGGCCCGACCATGGTCCGCTCGGCCGCGAAAAACCATAAAGACGTGGCCATCGTGGTCAACGCCAGCGACTACGCCCAAGTCCTGGAAAGCCTCAAGGCCGGCGGCCTGACCTACGCCCAGCGCTTCGACCTGATGCTCAAGGCCTTCGAGCACACCGCCGCCTACGACGGCATGATCGCCAACTACATGGGCAGCATCGACCAGTCCCAGGCGCAACTGTCCACCGAAGGCCGCAGCGAATTCCCGCGCACCTTCAACACTCAGTTCGTCAAGGCCCAGGAAATGCGCTACGGCGAGAACCCGCACCAGAGCGCGGCGTTCTATGTCGAGGCGAACAAGGGCGAGGCCAGCATCTCCACCGCCCTCCAGTTGCAAGGCAAGGAATTGTCGTTCAACAACGTGGCCGACACCGATGCCGCGCTCGAATGCGTGAAGAGCTTCGTCAAGCCGGCCTGCGTCATCGTCAAGCACGCCAACCCGTGCGGCGTGGCCGTGGTGCCGGAAGACCAAGGCGGCATCCGCCAGGCCTATGAACTGGCCTATGCCACCGACAGCGAGTCGGCATTCGGCGGCATCATCGCCTTCAACCGCGAACTGGACGGCGAAACCGCCAAGGCCATCGTCGAGCGTCAGTTCGTCGAGGTGATCATCGCCCCGAGCATCTCCCAGGCCGCCCGCGAAGTGGTCGCAGCCAAGCAGAACGTGCGCCTGCTCGAGTGCGGCCAGTGGCCAGCCGAGCGCCCGATGGGCTGGGACTTCAAGCGCGTCAACGGTGGCCTGCTGGTGCAGAGCCGCGACATCGGCATGATCGGTGCCGAGGCGCTGAAGGTCGTGACCCAGCGCGCGCCAACCGAACAGGAACTGCATGACCTGGTGTTCGCCTGGAAAGTGGCCAAGTTCGTCAAGTCCAATGCCATCGTCTACGCCAAGAACCGTCAGACCATCGGCGTCGGCGCCGGTCAGATGAGCCGCGTCAACTCCGCGCGCATCGCTGCCATCAAAGCCGAGCATGCTGGGCTGCAGGTGCAAGGTGCAGTCATGGCCTCGGACGCGTTCTTCCCGTTCCGCGATGGCATCGACAACGCCGCCAAGGTCGGCATCAGCGCGGTGATCCAACCGGGCGGCTCGATGCGCGATGCCGAAGTCATCGCCGCCGCCGACGAGGCCGGTATCGCGATGGTGTTTACCGGTATGCGCCACTTCCGCCACTAA
- the fis gene encoding DNA-binding transcriptional regulator Fis: MTMMTETLVSGTTPVSDNANLKQHLNTPSEEGQTLRDSVEKALHNYFAHLEGATVTDVYNLVLSEVEAPLLESVMNHVKGNQTKASEMLGLNRGTLRKKLKQYDLL, translated from the coding sequence ATGACGATGATGACCGAGACATTAGTGAGTGGAACAACGCCCGTGAGCGACAACGCCAACCTCAAGCAGCACCTGAACACGCCGAGCGAAGAGGGGCAGACGCTCCGCGACAGCGTCGAGAAGGCACTGCACAACTACTTCGCCCACCTGGAAGGCGCCACCGTCACGGACGTGTACAACCTGGTGCTTTCGGAAGTCGAGGCACCCTTGCTCGAAAGCGTGATGAACCACGTCAAGGGCAACCAGACCAAGGCCAGCGAGATGCTCGGGCTCAACCGCGGCACCCTGCGCAAGAAGCTCAAGCAGTACGACCTGTTGTAA
- the dusB gene encoding tRNA dihydrouridine synthase DusB: MSAVRIGPYTLHNNLILAPMAGVTDQPFRTLCKRLGAGMVVSEMVSSDMNLWNSRKSRLRRIHEGDPEPRSVQIAGGDAQMLAAAARANVESGAQIIDINMGCPAKKVCNKAAGSALLRDEALVAEILEAVVAAVDVPVTLKIRTGWDRSNKNGLTVAKIAEQAGIQALAVHGRTRADLYTGDAEYDTIAAIKQAVSIPVFANGDITSPEKARAVLAATGADGLLIGRAAQGRPWIFREVEHYLRTGEQLPAPGLDEVERILLEHLAALHAFYGDVMGVRIARKHVGWYLATRKGGREFRARFNALEDTQAQCANVQAFFAERRQSLETEDGQGVAA; the protein is encoded by the coding sequence ATGTCGGCGGTACGCATCGGCCCATACACACTGCACAACAACCTGATCCTCGCGCCCATGGCCGGGGTCACGGACCAGCCTTTTCGCACGCTCTGCAAACGCCTGGGGGCGGGCATGGTGGTGTCGGAGATGGTCAGCAGCGACATGAACCTGTGGAACAGCCGCAAGTCGCGCCTGCGCCGCATCCACGAAGGCGATCCCGAGCCGCGCTCGGTGCAGATCGCCGGCGGCGATGCGCAGATGCTCGCGGCGGCGGCGCGGGCCAACGTCGAATCCGGGGCGCAGATCATCGACATCAACATGGGCTGCCCGGCGAAAAAAGTCTGCAACAAAGCGGCAGGCTCTGCTTTATTGAGAGATGAAGCGCTGGTCGCCGAGATCCTCGAGGCGGTGGTCGCGGCGGTCGATGTGCCGGTCACGCTGAAGATTCGCACCGGCTGGGACCGCTCGAACAAGAATGGCCTGACGGTGGCGAAGATCGCCGAACAGGCGGGTATCCAGGCGCTGGCCGTGCATGGCCGGACCCGCGCCGACCTGTACACCGGTGACGCCGAGTACGACACCATCGCCGCGATCAAGCAGGCGGTGTCGATTCCGGTGTTCGCCAACGGCGATATCACCTCTCCGGAGAAGGCCCGAGCGGTGCTGGCGGCCACGGGTGCCGACGGCCTGCTGATCGGCCGCGCCGCGCAGGGACGCCCGTGGATCTTCCGCGAGGTCGAGCATTACCTGCGCACCGGCGAGCAGCTTCCAGCCCCCGGGCTGGACGAAGTGGAACGCATTCTGCTGGAGCACTTGGCCGCATTGCACGCCTTCTACGGCGATGTGATGGGCGTTCGTATCGCCCGCAAGCATGTGGGCTGGTACCTGGCAACACGCAAGGGCGGCAGGGAGTTTCGCGCCCGGTTCAATGCCTTGGAAGATACCCAAGCGCAATGCGCCAACGTTCAGGCGTTCTTCGCCGAACGTCGACAGAGCCTTGAGACAGAGGACGGACAAGGGGTGGCCGCATGA
- a CDS encoding DUF3426 domain-containing protein → MTDSFVTQCPHCQTRFRINHQQLSVARGVVRCGQCLQVFNAARQLLEQSQISAVKPLTEAPAQPPQTPLAAAPVAADPVAPPPTQGDWAADLDAMDLDQALAHLERRGPDAQRQRAHGDDSLQARRDDPRADELGEQAFGTANDEHLEPHPEPPPTPILLDTPAPDLDAEDSARTEPSLGTRLDLDDDERPTGLHAEHDEPFDEAPPLREPALERSGLSALDDEVAAVRVSARDDDDHLEPPDETGADERLEPMLSSTPSRTRKAPLVEVMDDPLQLGWQKPAPNWGKRLLWGALALIAAGLLVFQYVYYHFDEMARHDRYRPLFQQLCPTLGCQVPTRVDINRIKSSNLVVRSHPDFKGALIVDAIIYNRAPFSQPFPLLELRFADLNGQLIASRRFKPSEYLSGELAGRGEMPSQTPIHIALDILDPGPKAVNYSLSFRSPD, encoded by the coding sequence ATGACCGACAGTTTCGTCACCCAGTGCCCGCATTGCCAGACCCGCTTTCGCATCAACCATCAACAGTTGAGCGTGGCCCGTGGGGTGGTGCGGTGCGGGCAGTGCCTGCAGGTGTTCAACGCCGCCCGGCAGTTGCTCGAACAAAGCCAGATCAGCGCCGTGAAGCCGCTGACCGAGGCCCCGGCACAGCCGCCGCAGACACCCCTGGCAGCCGCTCCGGTGGCCGCCGACCCCGTGGCGCCGCCGCCCACTCAGGGCGACTGGGCTGCCGACCTCGACGCCATGGACCTGGACCAGGCCCTCGCCCACCTGGAACGGCGCGGCCCGGACGCGCAGCGTCAGCGCGCGCACGGCGACGACTCGCTGCAGGCGCGGCGCGACGATCCGCGTGCCGATGAGCTCGGCGAGCAGGCCTTCGGCACGGCCAACGACGAGCACCTCGAACCGCATCCCGAGCCCCCTCCGACGCCGATTCTGCTCGACACCCCGGCGCCGGACCTCGACGCCGAAGACAGCGCGCGCACCGAACCCTCGCTGGGCACGCGCCTGGACCTGGACGACGACGAACGCCCCACCGGGCTGCACGCCGAGCACGACGAACCCTTCGACGAGGCGCCGCCCCTGCGCGAGCCAGCGCTTGAGCGCAGCGGCCTGTCGGCACTGGACGACGAAGTCGCCGCCGTGCGGGTCTCGGCCCGCGACGACGACGATCACCTCGAGCCCCCCGACGAAACTGGCGCCGACGAACGGCTGGAGCCGATGCTGTCGAGCACGCCGAGCCGGACCCGCAAGGCGCCGCTGGTGGAGGTGATGGACGATCCACTGCAACTGGGTTGGCAGAAACCCGCACCGAACTGGGGCAAGCGCCTGCTCTGGGGCGCGCTGGCGCTGATCGCCGCCGGCCTGCTTGTGTTCCAGTACGTCTACTACCATTTCGACGAAATGGCCCGCCACGACCGCTATCGCCCGCTGTTCCAGCAACTGTGTCCGACGCTCGGCTGCCAGGTGCCGACCCGCGTCGACATCAACCGCATCAAGAGCAGCAACCTGGTGGTGCGCAGCCACCCGGACTTCAAGGGCGCCTTGATCGTCGACGCGATCATCTACAACCGCGCCCCGTTCAGCCAGCCCTTCCCGCTGCTGGAATTGCGCTTCGCCGACCTCAACGGCCAGTTGATCGCCAGCCGTCGCTTCAAGCCCAGCGAGTACCTCTCGGGCGAACTGGCCGGGCGCGGCGAAATGCCCAGCCAGACCCCCATCCACATCGCCCTCGACATCCTCGACCCTGGCCCCAAGGCGGTGAACTACAGCCTCAGCTTCCGTTCCCCGGATTGA